A stretch of the Streptomyces sp. NBC_00078 genome encodes the following:
- a CDS encoding L-fuconate dehydratase, which yields MSPTPDPSCRISAVDTFDVRFPTSRELDGSDAMNPDPDYSAAYVVLRTDAEEGPEGHGFTFTIGRGNEVQVAAIHALRHHVVGRSVDEVCADPGALYRDLVGDSQLRWLGPEKGVIHMAIGAVVNAAWDLAAKRAGKPLWRLLAEADPEWLVGQIDFRYLTDALTPQEALEILRRGRPGAEERTARLLERGYPGYTTSAGWLGYSDEKLTRLAAQAIADGFRQIKLKVGADLDDDIRRCRVARSVVGPDIRVAIDANQRWGVDEAVRWTRALAEFDPYWIEEPTSPDDVLGHAAIRRAVAPVKVATGEHVQNRIVFKQLLQAGALDVLQIDAARVGGVNENLAILLLAAKFGVPVCPHAGGVGLCELVQHLSMFDYVAVSGTTQDRVIEYVDHLHDHFLDPVVIREGHYTAPTAPGFSAAMRPESIARYTFPGGTFWAADLDEKNGQAA from the coding sequence GTGTCCCCGACACCCGACCCCTCCTGCCGCATCTCCGCGGTCGACACCTTCGACGTCCGTTTCCCGACCTCGCGCGAACTCGACGGCTCCGACGCGATGAATCCGGATCCCGACTACTCGGCCGCGTACGTCGTGCTGCGTACCGATGCCGAGGAGGGACCCGAGGGGCACGGCTTCACCTTCACCATCGGGCGGGGCAACGAGGTCCAGGTCGCCGCGATCCACGCGCTGCGCCACCATGTGGTCGGACGGTCCGTCGACGAGGTGTGCGCCGACCCGGGGGCCCTCTACCGGGATCTCGTCGGCGACAGTCAGCTGCGCTGGCTCGGGCCCGAGAAGGGGGTGATACACATGGCGATCGGCGCGGTCGTCAACGCCGCGTGGGACCTGGCGGCCAAGCGGGCGGGCAAGCCGCTGTGGCGGCTGCTCGCCGAGGCCGACCCCGAGTGGCTGGTCGGGCAGATCGACTTCCGTTACCTCACGGACGCGCTCACGCCCCAGGAGGCGCTGGAGATCCTGCGCCGGGGCAGGCCCGGCGCCGAGGAGCGCACGGCCCGACTGCTGGAGCGCGGATACCCCGGCTACACGACGTCGGCCGGCTGGCTCGGCTACAGCGACGAGAAGCTCACCCGGCTCGCCGCTCAGGCGATCGCTGACGGCTTCAGGCAGATCAAGCTCAAGGTCGGGGCGGACCTCGACGACGACATACGCCGCTGCCGGGTCGCCCGGTCCGTCGTCGGCCCGGACATCCGTGTCGCGATCGACGCCAACCAGCGCTGGGGCGTCGACGAGGCGGTCCGCTGGACCAGGGCGCTGGCCGAGTTCGACCCGTACTGGATCGAGGAGCCCACCAGCCCCGACGACGTCCTCGGCCATGCGGCGATCCGCAGGGCGGTCGCACCGGTCAAGGTCGCGACCGGCGAGCACGTGCAGAACCGGATCGTGTTCAAGCAGCTCCTGCAGGCCGGCGCCCTCGACGTCCTCCAGATCGACGCGGCCCGCGTCGGCGGCGTCAACGAGAACCTCGCGATCCTGCTGCTCGCGGCCAAGTTCGGCGTGCCGGTCTGCCCGCACGCGGGCGGCGTGGGCCTGTGCGAACTCGTCCAGCACCTGTCGATGTTCGACTACGTGGCGGTCTCCGGGACCACTCAGGACCGGGTGATCGAGTACGTCGACCATCTGCACGACCACTTCCTCGACCCCGTGGTGATCCGCGAGGGTCACTACACGGCACCCACCGCGCCGGGCTTCTCGGCCGCGATGCGCCCCGAGTCCATCGCGCGGTACACCTTCCCCGGCGGCACCTTCTGGGCCGCCGACCTCGACGAGAAGAACGGACAGGCAGCATGA
- a CDS encoding SDR family NAD(P)-dependent oxidoreductase: MSDFEGLKALVTGGASGIGRATAELLAARGAQVAVLDLDPTSVDKPLLAYRTDVTDDASVREAVAAAAAELGGLDILVNNAGVGALGTVEDNDDAEWHRVLDVNVVGMVRVSRAALPHLRRSEHAAIVNTCSIGATAGLPQRALYCATKGAVYSLTLAMAADHVREGIRVNCVNPGTADTPWIGRLLDAAPDPAAERAALEGRQPTGRLVSAAEVAGAIAYLASPLSGATTGTSLAVDGGMQGLRLRPVGQ; this comes from the coding sequence ATGAGCGACTTCGAGGGGCTCAAGGCCCTGGTCACGGGCGGAGCCTCGGGCATCGGACGGGCGACGGCCGAACTCCTCGCCGCCCGCGGCGCCCAGGTAGCCGTCCTCGACCTCGATCCCACCTCGGTCGACAAGCCGCTGCTCGCCTACCGGACCGACGTCACCGACGACGCGTCGGTGCGCGAGGCGGTGGCAGCCGCCGCGGCCGAACTCGGCGGGCTGGACATCCTGGTGAACAACGCGGGCGTCGGAGCCCTGGGCACCGTCGAGGACAACGACGACGCCGAATGGCACCGCGTCCTCGACGTCAACGTCGTCGGCATGGTCCGCGTCAGCCGCGCCGCCCTGCCGCACCTGCGCCGCTCCGAGCACGCGGCCATCGTCAACACCTGCTCCATCGGGGCCACCGCGGGCCTGCCGCAGCGGGCGCTGTACTGCGCGACGAAGGGTGCCGTGTACTCGTTGACCCTCGCCATGGCCGCCGACCACGTCCGCGAGGGTATCCGCGTCAACTGCGTCAACCCCGGTACGGCGGACACCCCGTGGATCGGCCGGCTGCTCGACGCCGCCCCCGACCCCGCCGCCGAACGCGCCGCCCTGGAGGGCCGCCAGCCCACCGGCCGCCTCGTCAGCGCCGCCGAAGTCGCGGGCGCCATCGCCTACTTGGCGAGCCCGCTGTCCGGCGCCACCACCGGCACCTCCCTCGCCGTCGACGGCGGCATGCAGGGCCTGCGCCTGAGGCCGGTGGGCCAGTGA
- a CDS encoding aldo/keto reductase — translation MKRLGGSGVDVSALGFGAAGIGNLYAELSDKQAHQAIEAAWDEGIRYFDTAPHYGLGLSERRLGAALRARPRTAYTISTKVGRRLEPSDAGGDDLADGFAVPATHRRVWDFSADGVRRSLDASLERLGLDRVDVVYLHDPDDHAEQAFKEGYPALEKLRAEGVVGAIGAGMNQAEMLTRFVRDTDVDVVLCAGRYTLLDQRALAELLPAAQKRGTSVVIGGAFNSGLLADPQSAATYDYAAAPPEILQRALHLQSVAERHGTHLRAAALAFCAAHPAVAGVLVGARTPVEVRDCAEQFAAHVPASFWQELRGTGLLPAEAPVPVEEPS, via the coding sequence GTGAAGCGGCTCGGGGGCAGCGGCGTCGACGTCAGCGCGCTGGGCTTCGGCGCCGCCGGCATCGGCAACCTCTACGCGGAACTCAGCGACAAGCAGGCCCACCAGGCCATCGAGGCCGCCTGGGACGAGGGCATCCGGTACTTCGACACGGCCCCGCACTACGGCCTCGGCCTGTCCGAACGCCGCCTCGGCGCCGCCCTGCGCGCTCGCCCCCGTACCGCCTACACGATCTCCACCAAGGTGGGCCGCCGCCTGGAGCCGTCCGACGCGGGCGGCGACGACCTCGCGGACGGCTTCGCCGTGCCCGCCACCCACCGCCGCGTGTGGGACTTCAGTGCCGACGGCGTACGCCGCAGCCTGGACGCCAGCCTGGAACGCCTCGGCCTGGACCGCGTCGACGTCGTCTACCTCCACGACCCCGACGACCACGCCGAACAGGCCTTCAAGGAGGGCTATCCGGCGCTGGAGAAGCTGCGCGCGGAAGGCGTCGTGGGCGCGATCGGCGCCGGAATGAACCAGGCCGAGATGCTCACCCGCTTCGTCCGGGACACCGACGTCGACGTGGTGCTGTGCGCCGGCCGCTACACGCTGCTCGACCAGCGGGCCCTTGCCGAACTGCTGCCCGCAGCCCAAAAACGCGGCACCTCCGTGGTGATCGGCGGTGCCTTCAACTCCGGCCTGCTGGCCGACCCGCAGTCCGCGGCGACGTACGACTACGCCGCGGCGCCCCCCGAGATACTGCAGCGCGCCCTGCATCTGCAATCCGTCGCCGAGCGCCACGGCACGCACCTGCGCGCCGCGGCCCTCGCCTTCTGCGCCGCCCATCCGGCGGTGGCCGGCGTCCTGGTCGGCGCCCGCACCCCGGTCGAGGTCCGCGACTGCGCCGAACAGTTCGCCGCACACGTACCCGCATCCTTCTGGCAGGAGCTCCGCGGCACCGGCCTCCTGCCCGCCGAAGCCCCCGTACCCGTCGAGGAACCGTCATGA
- a CDS encoding lipase maturation factor family protein gives MDWFTAPEYWWSRLVFQRALAGLYLVAFLTAARQFRALIGERGMLPVPLFVERVRFRQAPSLFQLHYSDRFFAVCCWTGCAASAALTAGLDSRLPLWAGMALWLLLWALYLSIVNVGQTWYAFGWESLLLEVGFLAVFLGNDDVAPPIVVLFLLRWILFRVEFGAGLIKMRGDACWRKLTCLDYHHETQPMPGPLSWFFHHLPRPLHRVEVAANHVTQLLVPVLLFTPQPVATAAASLMIVTQLWLVLSGNFAWLNWITVVLAVSALGLPADAPSVPGAPLWYEVVVLVVAALLLTLSHQPVRNMLSRRQVMNRSFDPLHLVNTYGAFGSVSRQRYEVVIEGTDDAVPHEDSEWREYEFKGKPGDPGRWPRQFAPYHLRLDWLMWFAALSPSYAGAWFGALVERLLENDRDTLRLLRRSPFPPDAPPRYIRARLFRYQYTSWRELRETGACWERTYVREYLPPTRLAGVAQRS, from the coding sequence GTGGACTGGTTCACCGCACCCGAGTACTGGTGGAGCCGGCTGGTCTTCCAGCGGGCGCTGGCCGGCCTGTACCTCGTGGCGTTCCTGACGGCGGCGCGGCAGTTCCGGGCGCTGATCGGTGAGCGGGGCATGCTGCCGGTCCCCCTCTTCGTCGAGCGGGTCCGCTTCAGGCAGGCGCCGAGCCTGTTCCAACTCCACTATTCGGACCGCTTCTTCGCGGTCTGCTGCTGGACTGGCTGCGCCGCCTCGGCGGCGCTGACCGCCGGGCTGGACTCCCGGCTCCCGCTCTGGGCGGGGATGGCGCTGTGGCTTCTCCTGTGGGCGCTGTACCTGTCGATCGTCAACGTCGGCCAGACCTGGTACGCGTTCGGCTGGGAGTCCCTGCTGCTGGAAGTGGGCTTCCTGGCCGTCTTCCTCGGCAACGACGACGTGGCCCCGCCGATCGTGGTCCTGTTCCTGCTGCGCTGGATCCTGTTCCGGGTGGAGTTCGGCGCGGGCCTGATCAAGATGCGCGGCGACGCGTGCTGGCGGAAGCTGACGTGCCTGGACTACCACCACGAGACGCAGCCGATGCCGGGTCCGCTGAGCTGGTTCTTCCACCACCTCCCGCGGCCCCTGCACCGCGTCGAGGTGGCCGCCAACCACGTCACACAACTCCTCGTCCCCGTACTGCTGTTCACTCCCCAGCCGGTCGCCACGGCCGCCGCGTCCCTGATGATCGTCACCCAGCTGTGGCTGGTGCTGTCGGGCAACTTCGCCTGGCTGAACTGGATCACCGTCGTACTCGCCGTCTCGGCGCTCGGGCTCCCGGCCGACGCGCCGTCCGTGCCAGGCGCGCCCCTCTGGTACGAGGTCGTGGTCCTCGTCGTCGCCGCGCTGCTCCTCACCCTCAGTCACCAACCGGTCCGCAACATGCTCTCCCGCCGCCAGGTGATGAACCGCTCCTTCGACCCGCTCCACCTGGTCAACACCTACGGCGCGTTCGGCAGCGTCAGCCGGCAGCGGTACGAGGTGGTGATCGAGGGCACGGACGACGCCGTACCGCACGAGGACTCGGAGTGGCGGGAGTACGAGTTCAAGGGCAAGCCGGGCGATCCAGGGCGCTGGCCACGTCAGTTCGCGCCGTACCACCTGCGCCTGGACTGGCTGATGTGGTTCGCCGCGCTCTCCCCCTCGTACGCCGGGGCATGGTTCGGCGCCCTGGTGGAACGGCTGCTGGAGAACGACCGCGACACGCTGCGGCTGCTGCGCCGGTCCCCGTTCCCGCCCGACGCGCCGCCCCGCTACATCCGCGCCCGCCTCTTCCGCTACCAGTACACGAGCTGGCGCGAGCTACGGGAGACGGGCGCGTGCTGGGAGCGGACGTATGTGCGGGAGTATCTTCCGCCGACGCGGCTGGCGGGGGTGGCCCAGCGCAGCTGA
- a CDS encoding SpoIIE family protein phosphatase, whose amino-acid sequence MVDRGVSALSLPDDWPAHPDPILALNRMGSFDWDLDSGLFHMDSQAHEVFDLRPDEYDDHPETLAVRVPRSEAYRLDAVVAQAMKDGSENYGAYFRIRRRDGTLRWTHTQGYIRRDETGRPRRIIGIVRDATQELGDSEARREQAAQDAARREQTNVVQLTTAALAHARTVQDVIDVVKDTHGLTHLGATSLVMGLVEAGRIRLIAEGPAGSFVPGTLVTRIDEPYPMSEAVRTLTPCFIESPEEFAARYPLLWPHITGLKITAAAYLPLIVQARPIGAMGLLYSDRRGFSTEDRNVLLALGSSIAQSLQRATFYEQEKDLATGLQQAMLPRTIPSVRGADVAVRYRAGTAAGSLDRDIGGDWYDLIPLPGGRVGAVIGDVQGHDTHAAAVMGQLRIVLRAYAAEGHTPATVMARASVFLNELDTDRFATCLYAEADLSTGVVQVVRAGHIDPLIRSTDGSCRRVAVPGGLPLGLSAEFGSLEYPVGTLELDPGDTLLLCTDGLVEQPGADLDEGVQVLTALIASGPQDVRDLADCLIDVAEERGGDDDVALLLLRRRALDTAQPGGRLQQHVAPGDPEALTQARHMIGAAVRAWGAKERADEIELVADEMITNALMHTEGSAIVTLRVLGGSDRRLRVEVEDSSSALPRRREAGESGVSGRGLLLVELLTDAWGVEARGGGKCVWCEFVVPGLD is encoded by the coding sequence ATGGTTGATCGGGGCGTGAGCGCCCTGTCTCTCCCGGACGACTGGCCCGCCCACCCGGATCCGATCCTGGCGCTCAACCGCATGGGCAGCTTCGACTGGGACCTGGACAGCGGTCTGTTCCACATGGACTCCCAGGCCCACGAGGTCTTCGACCTGCGCCCTGACGAGTACGACGACCACCCCGAGACCCTTGCCGTACGGGTGCCCAGATCCGAGGCCTACCGGCTCGACGCGGTGGTCGCGCAGGCCATGAAGGACGGCAGCGAGAACTACGGCGCCTACTTCCGCATCCGCCGCCGCGACGGCACCCTGCGCTGGACCCACACCCAGGGCTACATCCGGCGCGACGAGACGGGCCGTCCGCGCCGCATCATCGGCATCGTCCGGGACGCCACCCAGGAACTGGGCGACAGCGAGGCCCGCAGGGAGCAGGCCGCCCAGGACGCGGCCCGGCGCGAGCAGACCAACGTCGTCCAGCTCACCACGGCCGCCCTCGCGCACGCCCGTACCGTCCAGGACGTCATCGACGTCGTCAAGGACACCCACGGCCTCACCCATCTGGGCGCCACCAGCCTGGTCATGGGCCTGGTCGAGGCCGGCCGCATCCGGCTGATCGCGGAGGGCCCGGCGGGCAGCTTCGTCCCGGGCACCCTCGTCACCCGCATCGACGAGCCCTACCCGATGAGCGAGGCCGTACGGACCCTCACGCCCTGCTTCATCGAGTCGCCCGAGGAGTTCGCCGCGCGCTATCCCCTGCTGTGGCCGCACATCACCGGCCTGAAGATCACCGCGGCCGCCTATCTGCCGCTGATCGTCCAGGCCCGGCCGATCGGCGCGATGGGCCTGCTCTACAGCGACCGGCGTGGTTTTTCCACCGAGGACCGCAACGTGCTGCTCGCCCTCGGCAGCAGCATCGCGCAGAGCCTGCAGCGGGCCACCTTCTACGAGCAGGAGAAGGACCTGGCCACCGGCCTCCAGCAGGCGATGCTGCCGCGCACCATCCCGAGTGTCCGGGGCGCCGACGTCGCCGTCCGTTACCGCGCCGGTACCGCCGCCGGCTCCCTGGACCGGGACATCGGCGGCGACTGGTACGACCTGATCCCGCTGCCCGGCGGCAGGGTCGGCGCCGTCATCGGCGACGTCCAGGGCCACGACACGCACGCGGCCGCCGTCATGGGCCAGCTGCGCATCGTCCTGCGCGCCTATGCCGCCGAGGGGCACACCCCCGCGACCGTCATGGCCCGCGCCTCCGTCTTCCTCAACGAACTGGACACGGACCGCTTCGCGACCTGCCTGTACGCGGAGGCCGACCTGTCCACCGGGGTGGTCCAGGTGGTCCGCGCCGGACACATCGACCCGCTGATCCGGAGCACGGACGGCAGCTGCCGTCGCGTCGCGGTCCCCGGCGGACTGCCGCTCGGTCTTTCCGCCGAGTTCGGGAGCCTGGAGTACCCGGTCGGCACCCTGGAACTCGACCCCGGCGACACCCTCCTGCTGTGCACAGACGGCCTGGTCGAACAGCCCGGCGCGGATCTCGACGAGGGCGTGCAGGTCCTCACCGCGCTCATCGCCTCCGGCCCGCAGGACGTACGGGACCTCGCGGACTGCCTCATCGACGTGGCCGAGGAACGCGGCGGCGACGACGACGTGGCGCTGCTCCTGCTGCGCCGCCGCGCCCTGGACACCGCGCAGCCCGGCGGCCGGCTCCAGCAGCACGTGGCACCCGGCGACCCCGAGGCCCTCACCCAGGCCCGGCACATGATCGGGGCCGCGGTCCGTGCCTGGGGCGCCAAGGAGCGCGCCGACGAGATCGAGCTGGTCGCCGACGAGATGATCACCAACGCGCTGATGCACACCGAGGGCTCCGCGATCGTGACCCTCAGGGTCCTCGGCGGCAGCGACCGCCGTCTGCGCGTCGAGGTCGAGGACTCCTCCAGTGCCCTGCCGCGCCGCCGTGAGGCGGGGGAGTCGGGCGTCTCCGGGCGGGGCCTGCTGCTGGTCGAACTGCTCACGGATGCGTGGGGCGTGGAGGCCCGGGGCGGCGGCAAGTGCGTGTGGTGCGAGTTCGTGGTCCCCGGACTCGACTGA
- a CDS encoding Fpg/Nei family DNA glycosylase translates to MPELPEVEALKDFLTEHLVGHEVVRVLPVAISVLKTYDPPPTAVEGREVTAVHRHGKFLDLETDGGPHFVTHLARAGWLHWKDRLPDGPPRPGKGPLALRVALETGAGFDLTEAGTQKRLAVYVVRDPQEIPGVARLGPDPLADDFDERRFTELLRPERRRLKGALRDQSLIAGVGNAYSDEILHAAKMSPFKLAASLTPEDTTRLYEALRATLTEAVERSRGVAAGRLKAEKKSGLRVHGRTGEPCPVCGDTIREVSFSDSSLQYCPTCQTGGKPLADRRMSRLLK, encoded by the coding sequence ATGCCGGAACTCCCCGAGGTCGAAGCACTCAAGGACTTCCTCACCGAGCACCTGGTCGGTCACGAGGTCGTGCGGGTGCTGCCCGTCGCGATCAGCGTCCTCAAGACGTACGACCCCCCGCCCACGGCCGTCGAGGGCCGCGAGGTCACCGCCGTGCACCGGCACGGCAAGTTCCTGGACCTGGAGACGGACGGCGGCCCGCACTTCGTGACCCATCTGGCCCGCGCGGGCTGGCTGCACTGGAAGGACAGACTTCCCGACGGCCCGCCCCGCCCCGGCAAGGGACCACTCGCCCTGCGCGTGGCCCTGGAGACGGGGGCGGGCTTCGACCTCACGGAGGCGGGCACCCAAAAACGCCTCGCTGTGTACGTGGTCCGGGACCCCCAGGAGATCCCGGGCGTGGCCCGCCTCGGCCCCGACCCGCTCGCGGACGACTTCGACGAGAGACGCTTCACGGAACTCCTCCGACCCGAGCGGCGCCGGCTCAAGGGGGCCCTGCGCGACCAGAGCCTGATCGCGGGCGTGGGCAACGCGTACAGCGACGAGATCCTGCACGCCGCGAAGATGTCCCCGTTCAAACTGGCCGCGTCCCTCACACCCGAGGACACCACCCGCCTCTACGAGGCCCTGCGGGCCACGCTCACCGAGGCGGTCGAGCGCTCCCGGGGAGTGGCGGCGGGCCGGCTGAAGGCGGAGAAGAAGAGCGGCCTGCGTGTCCACGGCCGCACCGGTGAACCCTGCCCGGTGTGCGGCGACACGATCCGCGAGGTCTCCTTCAGCGATTCCTCGCTGCAGTACTGCCCGACCTGCCAGACGGGGGGCAAGCCACTGGCGGACCGGCGGATGTCACGGCTGCTCAAGTAG
- a CDS encoding zf-HC2 domain-containing protein, translated as MRSQERHRDVAAYALGVLDEADAFRFEDHLMECTRCAASVTEFGPITRQMMLYRRSTPRFVSPLTRPGPQLLDRLLAAVATRHRAGRRRFLYAVAASLVIGVAGPGLTMMAEGSTRNAAVRMAATDTKSGVWAQVTTQDEKSGSRVKLEVKDGAGPRSCRLIAIGRDGSEQTVSSWTVPGHDARPITVQGSSAMHTGEIARYEVRTATGEHLVTLQHG; from the coding sequence ATGAGGTCCCAGGAGAGGCATCGCGACGTCGCCGCGTACGCGCTCGGCGTGCTGGACGAGGCGGACGCCTTCCGCTTCGAGGACCACCTCATGGAGTGCACGCGCTGCGCGGCCTCCGTGACCGAATTCGGACCCATCACCCGGCAGATGATGCTGTATCGCCGGTCGACGCCACGGTTCGTGAGTCCCCTGACCCGGCCCGGCCCCCAGCTGCTGGACCGGCTGCTGGCCGCGGTGGCGACCCGGCACCGGGCCGGACGCCGGCGCTTCCTGTACGCCGTGGCCGCGTCCCTGGTGATCGGGGTGGCCGGGCCCGGGCTCACGATGATGGCGGAGGGCAGCACGCGCAACGCGGCCGTACGGATGGCGGCGACCGACACGAAGTCGGGCGTGTGGGCCCAGGTGACGACCCAGGACGAGAAATCGGGCAGCCGGGTCAAGTTGGAGGTGAAGGACGGCGCGGGCCCGCGTTCCTGTCGTCTGATCGCCATCGGCCGCGACGGCTCCGAACAGACCGTCAGCAGCTGGACCGTCCCCGGCCACGACGCCCGCCCGATCACCGTCCAGGGCAGCTCGGCCATGCACACCGGTGAGATCGCCCGGTACGAGGTGCGCACCGCGACCGGGGAACACCTCGTGACGCTCCAGCACGGCTGA
- a CDS encoding sigma-70 family RNA polymerase sigma factor, with product MTAGTTLTNGTTADHELAALQREHGRPLFALLLRLCDGDRQRAEDLVQETLVRAWQHPEALRADDFDSVRPWLMTVGRRLAIDARRARQARPPEVGDAILENARVIGDHAERAAAALDVREAVKTLTPQHREVLVLVYFQGASVAEAAETLGIPAGTVKSRAYYALRALRRVLPGYSADLR from the coding sequence ATGACGGCCGGAACCACCCTCACGAACGGGACGACCGCCGACCACGAGCTCGCCGCACTGCAGCGGGAGCACGGCCGGCCCCTCTTCGCGCTCCTGCTCCGGCTCTGTGACGGCGACCGGCAGCGGGCCGAGGACCTCGTGCAGGAGACCCTCGTCCGCGCCTGGCAGCATCCCGAGGCGCTGCGCGCCGACGACTTCGATTCCGTACGGCCGTGGCTCATGACCGTCGGACGACGGCTCGCCATCGACGCGCGACGGGCCCGGCAGGCACGGCCGCCCGAGGTCGGGGACGCGATCCTGGAGAACGCCCGGGTGATCGGCGACCACGCCGAGCGGGCGGCCGCCGCCCTCGACGTACGCGAGGCTGTGAAGACACTCACTCCGCAGCACCGTGAAGTCCTGGTGCTCGTGTACTTCCAGGGGGCGAGTGTTGCGGAAGCCGCCGAAACCCTCGGAATCCCTGCCGGTACCGTGAAGTCCCGCGCGTACTACGCGCTGCGCGCCCTGCGCCGGGTGCTTCCGGGATATTCGGCCGACCTGCGGTGA
- a CDS encoding CapA family protein, whose protein sequence is MIARRRQVALALTALLAAGAACQARHHQPSTAGRPAPAQSAARGFTLVASGDVLPHSTVIDRARFDAGGTGYDFRPMLQGVEPVISRADLALCHMETVYGANGDYTDHPVFKSPPEIAQGLAATGYDGCSTASEHSLDDGADGVRRTLDALDRAGVRHTGSARTEAEARTVTILRAGPAKVAHLAYTFDTGGHPLPQGQPWAVNLMNENSIITDARAARRAGADVVVVSLHWGTEWQDAPDRQQLALSQQLTASRTGGRPDVDLILGTHAHVPQAYEKVNGTWVVYGMGDQIAGEMADNAGAQDPRGNESTLGRFTFTRPARPGGRWEVTKAEFIPQMFDVDAGRVVNLNQALAQGAEVKAVRDAIRDVVLSRGAAKDGLAMGQ, encoded by the coding sequence ATGATTGCACGCAGACGACAGGTTGCCCTGGCCCTGACGGCCCTGCTGGCAGCGGGCGCCGCCTGCCAGGCCCGGCACCACCAACCGTCCACCGCCGGACGGCCGGCCCCGGCCCAGTCCGCAGCCCGCGGATTCACGCTGGTCGCCTCCGGCGACGTCCTCCCGCACAGCACGGTCATCGACCGTGCGCGCTTCGACGCCGGTGGCACCGGCTACGACTTCCGTCCGATGCTCCAGGGCGTCGAACCCGTCATCTCCCGCGCCGATCTGGCGCTGTGTCACATGGAGACCGTCTACGGGGCGAACGGTGACTACACCGACCACCCCGTCTTCAAGTCCCCGCCCGAGATCGCCCAGGGCCTCGCAGCGACCGGCTACGACGGCTGCTCCACGGCCTCCGAACACAGCCTCGACGACGGAGCCGACGGTGTCCGCCGCACTCTCGACGCCCTCGACCGCGCGGGTGTGCGGCACACCGGTTCGGCACGCACCGAGGCCGAGGCGCGCACCGTCACGATCCTGCGCGCAGGCCCCGCCAAGGTCGCCCACCTCGCCTACACCTTTGACACCGGCGGCCATCCGCTGCCGCAGGGCCAGCCGTGGGCCGTGAACCTGATGAACGAGAACAGCATCATCACGGACGCCCGGGCGGCCCGGCGGGCGGGCGCCGACGTGGTGGTCGTCTCCCTGCACTGGGGCACCGAATGGCAGGACGCGCCCGACCGGCAACAGCTCGCGCTGTCCCAGCAGCTGACCGCCTCCCGCACGGGCGGGCGCCCCGACGTCGACCTCATCCTCGGCACCCACGCCCACGTCCCGCAGGCGTACGAGAAGGTCAACGGCACCTGGGTCGTCTACGGCATGGGCGATCAGATCGCAGGCGAGATGGCCGACAACGCCGGAGCCCAGGACCCGCGCGGCAACGAGTCCACCCTCGGCCGCTTCACCTTCACCCGGCCCGCCCGGCCGGGGGGCCGCTGGGAGGTCACCAAGGCGGAGTTCATTCCGCAGATGTTCGACGTCGACGCCGGACGGGTGGTGAACCTCAACCAGGCGCTCGCCCAGGGCGCGGAGGTGAAGGCCGTACGCGACGCGATCCGGGACGTGGTGCTCAGCCGGGGCGCCGCGAAGGACGGGCTGGCGATGGGGCAGTAG
- a CDS encoding universal stress protein produces MTEQHSNQFERGTDGPKVIVVGVDGSDSSLRAAAYAGGLARRQHALLAVVYVQPVMAAGAAMGVPVAETTDAIAEDLVAQIRDATERMKGIFDVRWEFHTFRGDPYGGLVKAADELKADAVVVGASEQAGHRIVGSVAIRLVKAGRWPVTVVP; encoded by the coding sequence GTGACGGAACAGCACTCCAACCAGTTCGAGCGGGGCACCGACGGGCCCAAGGTCATCGTGGTCGGAGTGGACGGCTCCGACTCCTCACTGCGCGCCGCGGCATATGCCGGCGGCCTGGCCCGGCGCCAGCATGCGCTGCTCGCCGTCGTGTACGTGCAGCCGGTGATGGCGGCCGGTGCGGCCATGGGGGTGCCGGTCGCCGAGACGACGGACGCGATCGCGGAGGACCTGGTCGCCCAGATCCGGGACGCGACCGAGCGGATGAAGGGGATATTCGACGTCCGCTGGGAGTTCCACACGTTCCGCGGTGACCCGTACGGCGGCCTGGTGAAGGCGGCCGACGAGCTGAAGGCGGACGCGGTGGTGGTGGGCGCCTCGGAGCAGGCAGGGCACCGGATCGTCGGCTCGGTGGCCATCCGGCTGGTGAAGGCCGGACGGTGGCCGGTGACCGTGGTGCCGTAG